From the genome of Flavobacterium luteolum, one region includes:
- the tuf gene encoding elongation factor Tu, producing the protein MAKENFNRSKPHLNIGTIGHVDHGKTTLTAAITKVLSDAGYCQAKSFDQIDNAPEEKERGITINTSHVEYETANRHYAHVDCPGHADYVKNMVTGAAQMDGAILVVAATDGPMPQTREHILLGRQVGIPRIVVFMNKVDMVDDAELLELVEMEIRDLLSFYEYDGDNGPVVQGSALGGLNNDPNWVPKIIELMEAVDNWIEEPVRDVAKPFLMPVEDVFTITGRGTVATGRIETGVANTGDPVEIIGMGAEKLTSTITGVEMFRKILDRGEAGDNVGLLLRGIDKADIKRGMVIIKPGSVKPHAKFKAEVYILKKEEGGRHTPFHNNYRPQFYVRTTDVTGVITLPAGVEMVMPGDNLTIEVALLSPIAMNVGLRFAIREGGRTVGAGQVTEIVE; encoded by the coding sequence ATGGCAAAGGAGAATTTTAATCGTTCCAAACCGCACTTAAACATAGGTACAATTGGACACGTAGATCACGGAAAAACTACATTAACTGCTGCAATTACAAAAGTATTGTCAGATGCTGGTTACTGTCAAGCAAAATCGTTTGATCAAATCGATAACGCTCCAGAGGAGAAAGAAAGAGGTATTACTATTAATACATCACACGTAGAGTACGAAACTGCTAACCGTCACTACGCTCACGTTGACTGTCCAGGTCACGCGGATTACGTAAAGAACATGGTTACTGGTGCTGCTCAAATGGACGGAGCTATCTTAGTAGTTGCTGCTACAGATGGTCCAATGCCACAAACTCGTGAGCACATCCTTTTAGGTCGTCAGGTTGGTATTCCAAGAATCGTTGTTTTCATGAACAAAGTGGATATGGTTGATGATGCTGAGTTATTAGAGCTTGTTGAAATGGAAATTAGAGATTTATTATCTTTCTACGAATATGATGGAGATAATGGTCCTGTAGTTCAAGGTTCTGCTTTAGGAGGATTAAACAATGATCCAAACTGGGTACCTAAAATTATCGAATTAATGGAAGCTGTTGACAACTGGATCGAAGAGCCAGTACGTGACGTTGCTAAACCATTCTTGATGCCAGTTGAGGACGTATTTACAATTACAGGTCGTGGAACTGTTGCTACAGGTCGTATCGAAACTGGAGTTGCTAACACTGGAGATCCTGTTGAAATCATTGGTATGGGAGCTGAAAAATTAACTTCTACTATTACAGGAGTTGAGATGTTCCGTAAAATCCTTGATAGAGGTGAAGCTGGAGATAACGTAGGTTTATTGTTAAGAGGTATTGATAAAGCTGATATCAAAAGAGGTATGGTTATTATTAAGCCAGGTTCAGTAAAACCACACGCTAAATTCAAAGCTGAGGTTTATATCTTGAAAAAAGAAGAAGGTGGACGTCACACTCCATTCCACAATAACTACCGTCCACAGTTCTACGTACGTACAACTGACGTAACAGGAGTTATTACTTTACCAGCAGGTGTAGAGATGGTAATGCCAGGTGATAACTTAACTATTGAAGTTGCTTTATTAAGTCCAATCGCTATGAACGTAGGTTTACGTTTCGCTATCCGTGAAGGTGGTAGAACAGTTGGTGCTGGTCAGGTTACTGAAATCGTAGAGTAA
- the nusG gene encoding transcription termination/antitermination protein NusG encodes MADNNVKKWYVVRAVSGQENKVKAYIETEIARLGMEDYVSQVLVPTEKVVTVKDGKKSSKDKVYFPGYVMIEANLVGEIPHIIKSITSVIGFLGETKGGEPVPLRLSEVNRMLGKVDELAVNTDTRSIPFSVGETVKVIDGPFNGFNGSVEKINEEKRKLEVMVKIFGRKTPLELSFMQVEKV; translated from the coding sequence ATGGCAGATAATAATGTGAAAAAATGGTACGTAGTTAGAGCGGTTAGTGGTCAAGAAAATAAAGTGAAAGCTTATATCGAGACTGAGATTGCGAGATTAGGTATGGAGGATTATGTTTCTCAGGTTTTAGTTCCTACTGAAAAAGTAGTTACTGTAAAAGATGGGAAAAAATCATCTAAGGATAAAGTTTACTTTCCTGGATATGTTATGATTGAAGCTAACTTAGTTGGTGAAATCCCTCATATTATTAAGTCAATTACTAGTGTTATTGGATTTTTGGGAGAAACTAAGGGTGGAGAACCTGTTCCTTTAAGACTTTCTGAAGTAAACCGTATGTTAGGTAAGGTAGATGAGTTAGCTGTAAATACTGATACTCGTTCTATTCCATTTAGTGTTGGGGAAACGGTTAAGGTTATTGATGGACCTTTCAATGGATTTAATGGATCTGTTGAGAAAATCAATGAAGAAAAGCGTAAGCTTGAGGTAATGGTTAAGATTTTCGGAAGAAAAACTCCATTAGAATTAAGTTTTATGCAAGTAGAAAAAGTATAA
- the hpf gene encoding ribosome hibernation-promoting factor, HPF/YfiA family: MKVDVHAVNFTVDRKLVDFIQERMGKLEKYYDRVVSSDVFLKVERTSDKENKMVEIKINVPGDDFLVKKQCKTFEEAVELSAESLERLLVKRKEKIRAHI, encoded by the coding sequence ATGAAGGTAGATGTTCATGCAGTTAATTTTACTGTCGACAGAAAATTGGTCGATTTTATTCAGGAAAGAATGGGTAAGCTAGAGAAATACTACGATCGAGTGGTTTCATCAGATGTTTTTTTAAAAGTAGAAAGAACTAGTGATAAAGAAAATAAGATGGTGGAGATAAAGATTAATGTTCCTGGTGATGATTTTTTGGTAAAAAAACAGTGTAAAACATTTGAGGAGGCTGTTGAGCTTTCTGCAGAGTCGTTAGAACGTTTGCTTGTAAAAAGGAAGGAAAAAATAAGAGCACATATTTAA
- the secE gene encoding preprotein translocase subunit SecE encodes MTKVTNYLSEAFEELKSNVTWPAWAEVQKLTIVVAVFSILFALATWGVDEFFAKALAGFFNWLKG; translated from the coding sequence ATGACAAAAGTTACTAATTATTTATCAGAGGCTTTCGAAGAGTTAAAGTCAAATGTTACTTGGCCAGCTTGGGCTGAAGTTCAAAAATTGACAATTGTTGTGGCTGTATTTTCGATTTTATTCGCTTTGGCAACATGGGGAGTAGACGAATTTTTTGCAAAAGCTTTGGCTGGATTTTTTAACTGGTTAAAAGGATAA
- a CDS encoding APC family permease: MSIWRVKPISAFEADMKKSDLKRVLGKWSLTAIGVGAIIGGGIFVLTGTGAYYHAGPALAISFIIAGIACVFAALCYSEFASILPVEGSAYAYAYGTIGEVFAWIIGWGLILEYAMGSMTVAVSWSGYFNKLLKIFHIHLPDWLTTDPASYTGEGFSMNLPAFLIVLLVISLLIKGTKSAAKANNAIVILKVSAVIFVIIAGLFFINTANWSPFIPEATQIIEKETTHNAYGIGGIISGAAAIFFAYVGFDAVSTQAGEAINPKKDVPFAIIASLLICTTLYILVSLVLTGMMNYQDFNPLGKYPEAIKAPVAYAFDIAGQGWAGSIITVAATIGLVSVLMVMIMGQSRIFLGMSKDGLIPSVFSKVNPISGTPKTNLMILGIIIATVAAFTPINKLADMTSFGTLFAFTMVCIAVWILRVKQPGLTRTFKVPALPVIAVLGIAINSYLIFNLSKDAQLLSFGWLIIGIIVYFGYSKKRSKLNNPSEE, from the coding sequence ATGTCAATTTGGAGAGTAAAACCTATATCTGCCTTTGAGGCCGATATGAAAAAAAGTGATTTAAAGAGAGTCCTAGGAAAATGGAGTCTTACTGCCATTGGTGTTGGTGCCATTATCGGTGGGGGAATTTTTGTACTTACAGGTACTGGGGCTTATTATCATGCAGGACCAGCATTAGCTATTTCGTTTATCATAGCAGGTATTGCTTGTGTTTTTGCGGCTCTTTGCTATTCTGAATTTGCTTCTATTTTACCTGTCGAGGGATCTGCTTATGCCTATGCTTACGGTACAATTGGAGAAGTTTTTGCTTGGATAATCGGATGGGGACTAATTCTCGAGTATGCAATGGGATCGATGACTGTAGCGGTTTCCTGGTCCGGATATTTTAATAAATTGCTCAAAATATTTCACATTCACCTTCCTGATTGGTTAACTACAGATCCTGCAAGCTACACAGGAGAAGGTTTTTCTATGAATCTTCCAGCTTTCTTGATCGTTCTTTTAGTTATTTCACTGCTTATTAAAGGAACGAAAAGCGCTGCTAAAGCAAATAACGCGATTGTTATTCTTAAAGTATCTGCAGTAATCTTTGTAATTATTGCTGGTCTTTTCTTTATTAATACAGCAAACTGGAGTCCGTTTATTCCTGAAGCAACTCAGATCATTGAAAAAGAAACTACTCACAATGCTTACGGAATTGGAGGAATTATTTCTGGAGCTGCTGCTATTTTCTTTGCTTATGTTGGTTTCGATGCCGTTTCTACACAAGCAGGTGAAGCTATTAATCCTAAAAAAGATGTTCCTTTTGCAATTATTGCTTCTTTATTAATTTGTACTACTTTATATATTCTTGTTTCTTTAGTATTAACTGGAATGATGAATTACCAAGACTTTAATCCACTAGGAAAATATCCTGAAGCTATCAAAGCTCCTGTTGCTTATGCATTTGATATTGCAGGACAAGGCTGGGCTGGCTCTATTATTACTGTTGCCGCAACTATTGGTTTGGTTTCAGTATTAATGGTAATGATTATGGGACAATCTAGAATTTTTCTTGGAATGTCTAAAGACGGGTTAATTCCATCTGTGTTCTCTAAAGTAAACCCTATTTCTGGAACTCCAAAAACAAACTTAATGATTCTTGGAATTATTATCGCAACTGTTGCCGCTTTTACACCAATCAACAAATTGGCTGACATGACAAGTTTTGGTACTTTGTTTGCCTTTACAATGGTTTGTATTGCCGTGTGGATTTTAAGAGTAAAACAACCAGGATTAACCAGAACATTTAAAGTTCCTGCTTTACCAGTTATTGCGGTATTAGGAATTGCAATCAATTCTTATTTAATTTTTAATTTAAGCAAAGATGCACAGTTATTATCTTTTGGATGGCTTATTATTGGTATAATTGTATACTTTGGATACAGCAAGAAAAGATCTAAACTTAACAATCCTTCTGAAGAATAA
- the rplK gene encoding 50S ribosomal protein L11, translating to MAKEISKVVKLQVKGGAANPSPPVGPALGAAGVNIMEFCKQFNARTQDKPGKICPVQITVYKDKSFDFVVKTPPAAVQLMEAAKLKSGSGEPNRKKVASVTWEQIRTIAEDKMPDLNAFTIEKAMSMVAGTARSMGITVSGDAPF from the coding sequence ATGGCTAAAGAAATTAGTAAGGTAGTTAAACTACAAGTTAAGGGAGGTGCTGCGAACCCGTCGCCACCGGTTGGACCTGCTTTAGGAGCTGCTGGGGTTAATATCATGGAGTTTTGTAAGCAATTTAATGCTAGAACTCAAGATAAACCTGGCAAAATTTGTCCAGTGCAAATCACTGTGTACAAAGACAAATCATTTGATTTTGTTGTTAAGACTCCTCCAGCAGCAGTTCAGTTAATGGAAGCTGCAAAGCTAAAATCTGGTTCTGGTGAGCCTAATCGTAAAAAAGTAGCTAGCGTTACTTGGGAACAAATTAGAACTATTGCTGAAGACAAAATGCCAGACTTAAATGCTTTCACAATTGAGAAAGCTATGAGTATGGTTGCTGGAACAGCTAGATCTATGGGTATAACTGTATCAGGAGATGCTCCTTTTTAA
- a CDS encoding tyrosine-type recombinase/integrase, with protein sequence MKTNKEAFSDYLLLEKKYSSHTVGAYLNDIMSFESFVKESFDQESVDLVNYSQVRSWIVFLVDQDISNVSINRKMASLKAFYKFLLKSKQIEVSPMLKHKSLKTPKVIQVPFSEKELKDLLEVIDVPVGFEEIRDRLIVEMFYVTGMRRAELIHLMIKNVDRSSNTIKVLGKRNKERIIPILPIIADQIDFYIKERSDLERLVDLDYFFVSKKGLKLSESFVYRLINSYFSRVSEKVKKSPHVLRHTFATHLLNNGADLNSVKELLGHSSLASTQVYTHNSLAELKKVYKGAHPRSK encoded by the coding sequence ATGAAAACGAATAAAGAGGCTTTTTCGGATTATCTTTTGCTGGAAAAAAAATATTCTTCACATACGGTTGGGGCTTACTTAAATGATATAATGTCTTTTGAGTCTTTTGTGAAGGAGTCTTTTGATCAGGAAAGTGTTGATTTGGTAAATTATAGTCAGGTGAGAAGCTGGATTGTTTTTTTAGTTGATCAGGATATTTCAAATGTTTCTATTAATAGAAAAATGGCTTCTTTGAAAGCTTTTTATAAGTTTCTTTTAAAATCAAAACAAATAGAGGTTAGTCCTATGTTGAAGCATAAATCATTGAAAACTCCAAAAGTGATCCAGGTTCCTTTTTCGGAAAAAGAGCTTAAAGATCTGCTTGAGGTGATAGATGTTCCTGTTGGTTTTGAAGAGATTCGGGACAGGCTTATTGTGGAGATGTTTTATGTTACGGGAATGCGTCGTGCGGAATTAATTCATTTGATGATTAAAAATGTTGATCGTTCAAGTAATACAATTAAGGTTTTAGGGAAAAGAAATAAGGAGCGCATTATTCCGATTTTGCCGATTATTGCTGATCAAATTGATTTCTATATAAAGGAAAGGAGTGATTTGGAGAGGTTGGTAGATTTGGATTATTTTTTTGTTTCGAAAAAAGGGTTAAAATTGAGCGAATCTTTTGTTTATCGTTTAATAAATTCATACTTTAGTAGGGTCTCAGAAAAGGTGAAAAAAAGTCCGCATGTGCTTCGTCATACCTTTGCAACTCACCTCTTGAATAATGGGGCAGATTTGAATTCAGTTAAAGAATTGCTAGGGCATTCTAGTTTGGCGTCGACACAAGTTTATACTCATAATAGTCTTGCGGAGCTTAAAAAAGTATATAAGGGGGCGCATCCAAGGAGTAAATAG
- the rplA gene encoding 50S ribosomal protein L1: MAKLTKKQKEAASKIEKNKLYSLKDAAALIKVVASAKFDESVDIAVRLGVDPRKANQMVRGVVTLPHGTGKDVKVLALVTPDKEAEAREAGADHVGLDDYLQKIKDGWTDVDVIITMPAVMGKLGPLGRILGPRGLMPNPKTGTVTMDVAKAVQEVKAGKIDFKVDKTGIVHAGIGKVSFGAEQIVDNAHEIIQTLIKLKPTAAKGTYIKGIHLTSTMSPAIALDPKAV; encoded by the coding sequence ATGGCAAAATTAACAAAAAAGCAAAAAGAGGCTGCTTCAAAAATTGAAAAGAACAAATTATACTCTTTAAAAGATGCTGCTGCATTAATTAAAGTTGTTGCTTCTGCAAAATTTGATGAGTCTGTTGATATCGCAGTTCGTTTGGGTGTTGATCCAAGAAAAGCGAATCAAATGGTAAGAGGTGTGGTAACTTTACCTCACGGAACAGGAAAAGACGTTAAAGTATTAGCGTTGGTTACTCCAGATAAAGAGGCTGAAGCAAGAGAGGCTGGAGCAGATCACGTTGGTCTTGATGATTACTTACAAAAAATTAAAGACGGTTGGACAGATGTTGATGTTATCATCACTATGCCTGCTGTAATGGGTAAATTAGGTCCATTAGGTCGTATTTTAGGGCCTAGAGGTTTAATGCCAAACCCTAAAACAGGTACTGTAACTATGGATGTTGCAAAAGCTGTTCAAGAGGTTAAAGCTGGTAAAATTGACTTTAAAGTTGATAAAACTGGTATTGTACACGCAGGAATCGGTAAAGTTTCTTTTGGAGCTGAGCAGATTGTTGACAACGCACACGAAATTATTCAAACATTAATAAAACTTAAACCAACTGCTGCTAAAGGTACATACATTAAAGGTATTCACCTTACAAGCACAATGAGTCCTGCTATCGCATTAGACCCAAAAGCAGTATAA
- a CDS encoding acyl-CoA dehydrogenase family protein produces the protein MNFDYNETQLMITQSIKDFAEKNIRPYIMEWDEAQIFPIKLFKQLGEMGFMGVLVPEEYGGSGLGYHEYVTIIEEISKVDPSIGLSVAAHNSLCTNHILTFGNEEQKKKWLPKLATAEHIGAWGLTEHNTGSDAGGMNTTAVKDGDHWIVNGAKNFITHGISGDIAVVIVRTGEKGDSKGMTAFVFEKGMKGFSSGKKENKLGMRASETAELVFDNCRVPDENRLGEVGEGFVQAMKILDGGRISIGALSLGIAKGAYEAALQYSKERYQFGQPISNFQGISFKLADMATEIEASELLLHKAAFLKQQHKQVTTAGAMAKMYASEACVKIANDAVQIHGGYGYTKDFPVEKFYRDSKLCTIGEGTTEIQKLVISRNLLK, from the coding sequence ATGAACTTTGATTACAACGAAACACAACTAATGATTACACAGTCTATAAAAGACTTTGCAGAAAAGAATATTAGACCTTATATAATGGAATGGGATGAAGCGCAAATTTTTCCAATTAAGTTATTTAAACAACTTGGCGAGATGGGCTTCATGGGAGTTTTGGTTCCAGAGGAATATGGCGGTTCGGGTTTAGGTTATCATGAATATGTTACAATAATCGAAGAAATTTCTAAAGTGGATCCGTCAATAGGATTGTCGGTTGCGGCGCATAACTCTTTATGCACCAATCATATCTTAACTTTTGGAAATGAAGAACAAAAGAAAAAATGGCTTCCGAAACTGGCTACAGCCGAACATATAGGAGCGTGGGGTCTAACCGAACACAATACAGGTTCTGATGCAGGAGGAATGAATACAACTGCGGTTAAAGATGGTGATCATTGGATTGTAAATGGAGCAAAAAACTTTATTACGCATGGTATATCTGGAGATATCGCTGTTGTAATAGTTCGTACTGGTGAAAAAGGTGATTCTAAAGGAATGACAGCTTTTGTATTTGAAAAAGGTATGAAAGGGTTTTCGTCTGGTAAGAAAGAAAATAAATTAGGAATGAGAGCAAGTGAAACTGCTGAGTTGGTTTTTGATAATTGCCGTGTTCCAGATGAAAATAGATTAGGAGAAGTAGGAGAGGGTTTTGTTCAGGCTATGAAAATTCTTGATGGAGGAAGAATCTCTATTGGAGCCCTGTCTTTAGGAATCGCAAAAGGAGCCTATGAAGCAGCGTTGCAATATTCAAAAGAAAGATATCAGTTTGGACAGCCTATTAGTAATTTTCAGGGTATCTCTTTTAAATTGGCTGATATGGCAACAGAGATTGAGGCTTCGGAATTATTGCTTCATAAAGCTGCGTTTTTAAAACAACAGCATAAACAAGTAACAACAGCTGGTGCAATGGCTAAAATGTATGCTTCTGAAGCATGTGTTAAAATTGCAAATGATGCGGTTCAGATTCATGGAGGTTATGGTTACACCAAAGATTTTCCGGTAGAAAAGTTCTACAGAGACTCTAAATTATGTACTATAGGAGAAGGAACAACTGAAATTCAAAAATTGGTTATTTCAAGGAATCTGTTGAAATAA
- the rplJ gene encoding 50S ribosomal protein L10, whose amino-acid sequence MTREEKSIAIENLTAQLAGTNIIYVSDISGLNAETTSNLRRACFKAGIKLEVVKNTLLAKAMEASSNDYGDLPTVLSGNSAIFISDVANAPGKIIKDFRKKSDKPVLKGAYINSEVYIGDNQLDALATIKSKEELIGEIIGLLQSPAQRIISALQNKFAGSEEEGAE is encoded by the coding sequence ATGACTAGAGAAGAAAAATCAATCGCGATTGAAAATTTAACTGCGCAGTTAGCTGGTACAAATATCATTTATGTATCTGATATTTCTGGTTTAAACGCAGAGACAACTTCAAACTTACGTAGAGCTTGTTTTAAAGCAGGTATCAAATTAGAGGTTGTAAAGAACACTTTGCTTGCAAAAGCAATGGAAGCTTCTTCTAATGATTATGGTGATTTACCTACAGTTTTAAGTGGTAACAGTGCTATCTTTATTTCTGATGTTGCTAACGCGCCTGGAAAAATTATCAAAGATTTCCGTAAGAAATCTGATAAACCAGTTTTAAAAGGAGCTTACATCAACTCTGAAGTATATATTGGGGACAACCAATTAGATGCATTAGCTACAATTAAATCTAAAGAAGAGCTTATTGGAGAAATCATTGGATTATTACAATCTCCAGCTCAAAGAATTATTTCTGCTTTACAAAACAAATTCGCTGGAAGCGAAGAAGAAGGAGCAGAGTAA
- the rplL gene encoding 50S ribosomal protein L7/L12: protein MADLKQFAEQLVNLTVKEVNELATILKDEYGIEPAAAAVVVAAGGGDGAAEEAQTEFTVVLKDAGASKLAVVKLVKELTGLGLKEAKDVVDGAPSNVKEGVSKEEAEGLKKSLEEAGATVELK, encoded by the coding sequence ATGGCAGATTTGAAACAATTCGCAGAACAATTAGTTAACTTAACAGTTAAAGAAGTTAACGAATTAGCAACAATATTAAAAGATGAGTACGGAATCGAGCCTGCTGCTGCTGCTGTAGTAGTTGCTGCTGGTGGAGGAGACGGTGCTGCTGAAGAAGCACAAACTGAGTTTACAGTTGTATTGAAAGATGCAGGAGCTTCTAAATTAGCTGTTGTAAAATTAGTTAAAGAATTAACTGGTTTAGGTCTTAAAGAAGCTAAAGATGTAGTTGACGGTGCACCAAGCAACGTTAAAGAAGGTGTTTCTAAAGAAGAGGCTGAAGGTCTTAAAAAATCTTTAGAAGAGGCTGGAGCTACTGTTGAGCTTAAATAA
- a CDS encoding ComEA family DNA-binding protein, with amino-acid sequence MNFKFLNSYFHFTKQQRIGIFMLFIIMIGLQLFYFLSDFNISETKSNEKEKWLALQSEIDQEKLTNNNVKPINYLINPNFISDYKGYKLGMSVEEIDRLMAFRKENKYVNSAEEFQKVTGVSDSLLNKISPLFKFPDWVQHPNNFKKEKREFVERTFPKKEKLEILDINLATQEDLMKIYGIGEGLSSRILKQKEIIGAFVSMEQMKEIWGLSPEVINELNSHFKAVIPSTLKKINVNEASLKELAQFSYFRYGLAKQIVTYRSMNGDFKNIEDLAKIKDFPVEKAKIISLYLEF; translated from the coding sequence ATGAATTTTAAGTTTTTAAATAGTTATTTTCATTTTACAAAACAGCAACGGATAGGCATTTTTATGCTCTTCATTATAATGATAGGTTTGCAGTTGTTTTATTTTTTATCTGATTTTAATATTTCTGAAACTAAAAGCAATGAAAAAGAAAAATGGCTTGCTTTACAATCAGAGATTGATCAGGAGAAATTAACGAATAATAATGTGAAGCCAATTAATTATCTTATTAATCCTAATTTTATTTCTGATTATAAAGGATACAAACTCGGAATGTCGGTTGAAGAAATTGATCGCCTAATGGCTTTTCGTAAAGAAAATAAATATGTAAACTCAGCAGAGGAATTTCAGAAAGTTACAGGGGTTTCAGATTCATTGCTAAATAAAATTTCTCCTCTATTTAAATTTCCAGATTGGGTACAGCATCCAAATAATTTCAAAAAAGAGAAACGGGAATTTGTTGAAAGAACCTTTCCAAAGAAAGAAAAGCTTGAAATATTGGATATTAATCTGGCAACACAAGAAGATTTGATGAAAATCTACGGAATAGGAGAAGGGTTGTCGTCTAGAATCTTAAAGCAGAAAGAAATCATAGGGGCTTTTGTGTCAATGGAGCAGATGAAAGAGATTTGGGGACTTTCGCCAGAAGTTATAAATGAATTAAACAGTCATTTTAAAGCTGTGATTCCTTCGACCTTGAAGAAAATAAACGTAAATGAGGCGTCATTAAAGGAGCTGGCTCAGTTTTCATACTTTAGGTATGGTCTTGCAAAACAAATAGTGACTTACCGAAGTATGAATGGGGATTTTAAAAATATTGAGGATTTAGCAAAAATTAAAGATTTTCCTGTTGAAAAAGCAAAAATAATTAGTTTATATTTGGAGTTCTAA
- the rpsU gene encoding 30S ribosomal protein S21, producing the protein MLIIPIKDGENIDRALKRYKRKFDKTGTVRQLRARTAFIKPSVIKRAQIQKAAYIQGLKDSLES; encoded by the coding sequence ATGTTAATTATACCAATTAAAGACGGAGAAAATATCGATAGAGCATTAAAGCGCTATAAAAGAAAATTTGATAAAACAGGAACTGTTCGTCAATTAAGAGCACGTACTGCTTTTATTAAGCCTTCTGTTATCAAAAGAGCTCAAATCCAAAAAGCGGCTTACATTCAAGGCTTGAAAGATAGTTTAGAGAGTTAA